In a single window of the Rhodamnia argentea isolate NSW1041297 chromosome 2, ASM2092103v1, whole genome shotgun sequence genome:
- the LOC115750021 gene encoding uncharacterized protein LOC115750021 isoform X2, which yields MEDRYGYSYQGSGLWRSLRDADFEEAEVWEVLNGKPDSNNTHLWASGERPRSSFSRKQPPTAPKTISRSTGGAGSSSSTPEGAARHVQQSAPVNIPYWSKLQRQKSKNASNSKSTRDWDEEDEGESSDGGAMEGGERGESEEDEDEGDCKMPPHELIAMRLARSHISSFSVFEGAGRTLKGRDLSKVRNAVLTRTGFLESP from the coding sequence ATGGAGGACAGGTATGGCTACTCCTACCAAGGCAGTGGACTGTGGAGGTCACTGCGGGATGCTGACTTTGAAGAAGCAGAGGTCTGGGAGGTCCTTAATGGCAAACCAGACTCTAACAATACCCATCTTTGGGCTTCAGGTGAACGACCCAGAAGCTCGTTCTCAAGGAAACAACCACCCACCGCCCCGAAGACGATCTCGAGGTCAACCGGCGGCGCCGGCAGCAGCAGCTCAACCCCTGAGGGAGCAGCCAGACACGTGCAGCAGTCAGCACCAGTCAACATCCCGTACTGGTCAAAGCTGCAGAGGCAGAAGTCGAAGAACGCTTCTAATTCGAAGAGCACGAGGGATTGGGACGAGGAAGATGAGGGCGAGTCGAGCGACGGCGGAGCGATGGAGGGCGGCGAGAGAGGCGAGAGCGAGGAAGACGAGGACGAGGGCGACTGCAAGATGCCTCCGCACGAGCTCATAGCAATGAGGCTGGCCAGGAGTCACATTTCGTCCTTCTCGGTGTTCGAAGGGGCGGGGAGGACCCTGAAAGGGAGGGACCTCAGCAAAGTGAGGAACGCTGTTCTGACCAGAACTGGCTTTCTGGAGTCGCCATGA
- the LOC115749996 gene encoding ATP synthase gamma chain, chloroplastic-like yields the protein MTMYCSNLNSWIASRPPFSDTSSLVSQLRRNPLRVSLPVSPSSAQSQFHQSSLSAPIRCGLRELRERIESVKSTQKVTEAMKLVAAAKVRRAQEAVINARPFAETLVEFLCYMNEQLQGEDVDVPLTNIRPVKKVALVVVTGDRGLCGGFNNAVLRKAETRIAELENLELDYTLISVGKKGNSYFMRRPNVPVDRFIKGDSFPTVKEAQVIADDVFSLFVSEEVDKVELVYTKFVSLIKSDPVIHTLLPLSPKGEVLDVNGYSVDADGDELFRLTTKEAKLSVEWEQTEKKNSEISPLLQFEQDPVQILDAMMPLYLNSQILRALQESIASEVAARMNAMSNATDNAVELKKNLSIAYNRERQAKITGELMEIVAGAEALTDFD from the coding sequence ATGACCATGTATTGCTCCAATCTTAACTCGTGGATCGCCTCAAGACCACCATTTTCGGACACATCTTCACTCGTCTCTCAACTTCGCCGAAACCCTCTTCGCGTTTCTCTTCCAGTCTCACCATCAAGTGCTCAATCTCAATTTCACCAATCTTCACTTAGTGCACCAATTCGTTGCGGTCTCCGAGAACTCAGGGAACGAATTGAGTCCGTGAAGAGCACGCAGAAGGTCACTGAAGCCATGAAGTTGGTGGCTGCGGCAAAAGTTCGGCGTGCTCAAGAAGCTGTGATCAATGCAAGACCTTTTGCTGAAACCCTAGTGGAATTCCTGTGCTACATGAATGAGCAGCTTCAAGGGGAGGATGTAGATGTTCCTTTGACAAATATCAGGCCCGTAAAGAAAGTTGCCCTCGTCGTTGTGACCGGTGATCGGGGCCTTTGTGGCGGATTCAACAATGCTGTCCTCAGGAAGGCCGAGACCCGGATCGCAGAACTTGAAAATCTTGAATTGGACTACACCTTGATTAGCGTCGGAAAAAAGGGTAATTCATATTTTATGCGCAGGCCTAATGTTCCAGTTGATAGGTTTATTAAGGGAGACAGTTTTCCTACAGTGAAGGAAGCCCAGGTGATTGCGGACGATGTCTTCTCATTGTTTGTTAGTGAAGAGGTCGATAAAGTTGAGTTAGTGTACACTAAGTTTGTGTCATTGATCAAGTCTGATCCGGTTATCCATACTTTGCTTCCTTTGTCGCCTAAGGGAGAGGTACTCGATGTGAATGGATATAGTGTTGATGCCGATGGGGATGAGTTATTCAGATTGACTACTAAAGAAGCGAAATTGTCAGTTGAGTGGGAGCAAACTGAGAAGAAGAACAGCGAGATTTCGCCTCTGTTGCAGTTTGAGCAAGACCCTGTTCAGATTCTTGATGCTATGATGCCTCTGTATTTGAATAGCCAGATTTTGAGGGCATTGCAGGAATCAATTGCAAGTGAGGTAGCTGCTAGGATGAATGCCATGAGTAATGCGACCGACAATGCcgttgaattgaaaaagaatctCTCAATTGCTTATAACAGGGAACGGCAGGCGAAGATTACAGGGGAATTAATGGAAATTGTGGCTGGAGCTGAGGCACTAACAGATTTTGATTAG
- the LOC115749986 gene encoding CASP-like protein 2D1 → MRRNLVYSSNPPCILVTKISSFLCSTLLFVAQFSEMSLGDNGQLSIDKPTSFLKFLDCFLRISAVPLSVATIWLTTTNQQDNSSYGKIEFQNFLGLKYMVWISGICAAYAFASAACTLLKFLVAKAWLFFAPDQIIAYLMVTSGAAALEILYLAYKGDRGVTWSEACTSYGRFCSKVKLALILHFLALCCFLVLAVISGYRAFSIFEPPPVSPKEVEEERA, encoded by the exons ATGAGAAGAAATCTTGTATATAGTTCCAATCCCCCATGCATTTTggttacaaaaatttcatctttcCTTTGTTCAACTCTTCTGTTTGTGGCTCAATTTTCAGAAATGAGTCTTGGAGATAATGGGCAACTCTCCATTGATAAGCCAACCTCATTTCTCAAGTTCCTTGATTGTTTCCTGAGGATTTCTGCAGTCCCATTAAGTGTGGCCACCATTTGGTTGACCACAACCAACCAGCAAGACAACAGCAGCTATGGGAAGATAGAGTTCCAAAATTTCCTGGGGCTCAA GTACATGGTTTGGATCAGTGGGATATGTGCTGCTTATGCTTTTGCTTCTGCAGCATGCACATTGCTCAAGTTCTTGGTGGCTAAAGCATGGCTGTTCTTTGCCCCTGACCAG ATCATAGCCTATTTGATGGTCACATCTGGGGCAGCAGCGCTAGAGATACTGTATCTAGCTTACAAAGGGGATCGAGGGGTCACCTGGAGTGAAGCCTGCACATCTTATGGGAGGTTTTGCAGTAAAGTGAAGCTGGCTCTGATCCTGCATTTCTTAGCACTTTGCTGCTTCCTTGTTCTGGCAGTAATATCAGGCTATAGGGCTTTTAGCATCTTTGAGCCTCCGCCTGTTTCGCCTAAAGAagtggaagaagagagagcttAA
- the LOC115749985 gene encoding uncharacterized protein LOC115749985 isoform X1, translating to MVQIVKRKKGRPPKSDLARKPPHAPAPEGEPESSVRRSVRRRSARFDFIDYDDFIHDGLVADEEEEEEEMKREKKTKLVVKLNQRGAWGRASGSEDDESEGRRVVKKRRISGGDEDEDEDRGGYDEEERKGREESSRVRHESSPPGTPSDTSSIPLPDKKTLQLILDKLQKKDTYGVYAEPVDPEELPDYHDVIEHPMDFSTVRKKLADGSYTMLDQFESDVFLICSNAMRYNAPDTIYHKQARAIEELGKKKFSKLKIKFRCSEKELKSEREARIHFESHEKDLKSEQKTKSNYLVKKQIKKPVPRSLQEPVGSDLSLGATVTTPGDVERGSVTKQLGVSERPNDGPADGSTVLAENNLEKAEEAFIVSGKSSSSKLGRKPSAIDENRRVTYGISNQPEARSESVFTTFEGEIRQLVAVGLHADYSHARSLARFAATLGPIAWKVASRRIERSLPAGCKFGRGWVGEYEPLPTPVVLPGNCFNKDLLHSVIKKHDLPSKAPVYVKENAIRTSPSEVRQPLVSQSNLSTVLSSAQSSAAVTANHQIQGPVCRNPNDPETKVIKQFELNSLPSPRQNNNATYVAEMKVSDNSQMAASRLREILSRNLNNPQPDLSEPASSRSRGIVPRSVKHPQLMHFRQLDANGFVDGRLPNGELPNNTSDSSKMTSISNGFTNKMNMATPFSPSKDQGLSDPVQLMQLLSEKAQEKQISESAPSVDSPSIRAPVPAMRMRSSGNGAAAAWMSVGAGGLKQTVESSNTQKSRITNQSTQELHPQMARAHSELPVSFGIQFQADKNNNPFRSFVSPPFALSSERQPHLLPMIPPQITTADLSRFQGQLHWHGITPHKQPRQKQETLPPDLNIGFQSPTSPAKQSSSVVIDSQQPDLALQL from the exons ATGGTGCAGATCGTGAAGCGGAAGAAGGGGAGGCCTCCGAAGTCGGATCTGGCGAGGAAGCCGCCACACGCGCCGGCGCCGGAGGGGGAGCCGGAATCCAGCGTCCGACGGAGCGTCCGCCGCAGGAGCGCGAGGTTTGACTTCATCGACTACGACGATTTCATCCACGACGGCCTCGTcgcggacgaggaggaggaggaggaggaaatgaagagggagaagaagacgaagctCGTGGTGAAGCTGAACCAGAGGGGCGCGTGGGGTCGCGCGTCGGGATCCGAGGACGACGAGAGCGAGGGGAGGAGGGTggtgaagaagaggaggatTAGCGGCGGCgatgaggacgaggacgaggatcgCGGCGGTTATGATGAGGAG GAAAGGAAGGGACGTGAGGAGAGTTCAAGAGTACGGCATGAGTCGTCTCCTCCAG GAACGCCGTCAGACACATCCAGCATTCCGTTGCCTGATAAGAAGACACTTCAGCTGATACTTGACAAACTTCAGAA GAAGGACACATATGGTGTGTACGCAGAGCCAGTTGATCCTGAGGAG cTTCCAGATTATCATGATGTGATCGAGCACCCAATGGACTTTTCCACAGTAAGGAAGAAGCTGGCCGATGGATCATACACAATGTTGGACCAGTTTGAG AGTGACGTTTTCCTTATCTGCTCAAATGCAATGCGATACAATGCACCGGACACTATATACCATAAACAG GCACGTGCCATTGAAGAGCttgggaaaaagaaattcaGTAAGTTGAAAATCAAGTTTCGGTGCTCTGAGAAAGAGCTCAAGTCAGAAAGGGAAGCAAGGATTCACTTTGAAAGCCATGAGAAAGATCTCAAGTCCGAGCAGAAAACGAAGTCCAATTATTTGGTGAAGAAGCAAATCAAGAAACCGGTGCCCCGGTCCTTGCAGGAGCCTGTTGGTTCTGATTTATCTCTGGGTGCCACTGTTACTACTCCTGGAGATGTTGAGAGGGGTTCTGTCACAAAGCAACTAGGTGTTTCTGAGAGACCCAACGATGGACCTGCAGATGGTAGTACCGTTCTGGCTGAAAATAATCTAGAGAAAGCAGAAGAGGCGTTCATAG TTTCAGGGAAAAGTTCATCGTCAAAGCTAGGGCGGAAACCATCTGCAATTGATGAGAATCGCCGAGTGACTTATGGCATATCAAATCAACCAGAGGCGAGATCAGAGTCAGTATTCACAACTTTCGAGGGTGAAATCAGGCAACTAGTGGCT GTTGGACTCCATGCAGACTATTCCCATGCTAGAAGTCTGGCTCGTTTTGCAGCAACACTTGGACCGATTGCTTGGAAAGTTGCCTCCCGGAGGATTGAGCGATCATTACCCGCTGGATGTAAGTTTGGTCGTGGATGGGTTGGGGAATATGAGCCGCTTCCAACCCCAGTGGTATTGCCTGGAAACTGTTTCAATAAAGATTTGCTGCACAGTGTTATTAAGAAGCACGACTTGCCCTCCAAGGCACCGGTGTATGTAAAGGAGAATGCTATCCGTACTTCTCCATCTGAAGTGAGACAGCCTTTGGTTTCTCAGAGTAATCTTTCAACTGTTTTGAGTTCTGCTCAATCCAGTGCAGCTGTCACAGCCAATCATCAGATACAAGGTCCAGTTTGCAGGAATCCCAATGACCCTGAAACTAAGGTCATTAAACAGTTTGAATTGAACTCTTTGCCTTCTCCGCGCCAAAACAATAATGCCACTTATGTAGCAGAAATGAAGGTTTCTGATAATTCACAAATGGCTGCATCAAGATTGAGGGAGATTTTATCAAGGAACTTAAATAATCCCCAACCTGATTTGTCAGAACCTGCATCATCAAGATCTAGAGGGATTGTACCAAGGAGTGTAAAGCACCCGCAGTTAATGCATTTTAGACAGTTGGATGCTAATGGGTTTGTGGATGGAAGATTGCCAAATGGGGAACTTCCAAACAACACTTCGGATAGTAGCAAGATGACCTCTATATCCAATGGTTTCACAAACAAAATGAACATGGCAACACCATTTTCTCCAAGCAAGGATCAGGGGCTTAGCGATCCTGTTCAGTTGATGCAACTATTGAGTGAAAAGGCTCAAGAAAAACAGATTTCTGAAAGTGCTCCTAGTGTTGACAGTCCTTCAATCAGGGCACCTGTTCCTGCAATGAGAATGAGGAGTTCAGGGAATGGTGCTGCAGCTGCATGGATGTCCGTAGGGGCTGGAGGCCTTAAACAAACTGTGGAAAGTTCAAACACACAGAAAAGTCGAATAACAAATCAGTCCACCCAAGAACTTCATCCACAAATGGCACGTGCTCATAGCGAACTGCCTGTTTCTTTTGGGATACAGTTTCAAGCAGATAAAAATAACAATCCTTTTCGGTCATTTGTATCACCCCCTTTCGCCTTGTCCAGTGAGAGACAACCCCATTTGCTACCAATGATTCCCCCTCAAATAACGACTGCCGACTTGTCTAGATTTCAGGGGCAGTTGCATTGGCATGGTATCACACCACATAAACAGCCGAGGCAGAAACAGGAAACTCTTCCTCCAGATTTGAATATCGGTTTCCAGTCACCAACATCACCGGCGAAGCAATCTTCTAGTGTTGTGATCGACTCACAACAGCCAGATCTAGCCTTGCAACTCTGA
- the LOC115750021 gene encoding uncharacterized protein LOC115750021 isoform X1: MQSCRYLLAKRTRESGWESSEILSLYSKEGGFLLFISSPNRFQFYMSKWRTGERPRSSFSRKQPPTAPKTISRSTGGAGSSSSTPEGAARHVQQSAPVNIPYWSKLQRQKSKNASNSKSTRDWDEEDEGESSDGGAMEGGERGESEEDEDEGDCKMPPHELIAMRLARSHISSFSVFEGAGRTLKGRDLSKVRNAVLTRTGFLESP, translated from the exons ATGCAGTCTTGCAGATACCTCCTAGCTAAGAGAACTCGAGAGAGTGGTTGGGAGTCCTCGGAGATTCTCAGTCTATATAGCAAAGAAGGTGGATTCTTGCTCTTCATCTCTAGTCCAAATCGATTCCAATTTTACATGAGCAA ATGGAGGACAG GTGAACGACCCAGAAGCTCGTTCTCAAGGAAACAACCACCCACCGCCCCGAAGACGATCTCGAGGTCAACCGGCGGCGCCGGCAGCAGCAGCTCAACCCCTGAGGGAGCAGCCAGACACGTGCAGCAGTCAGCACCAGTCAACATCCCGTACTGGTCAAAGCTGCAGAGGCAGAAGTCGAAGAACGCTTCTAATTCGAAGAGCACGAGGGATTGGGACGAGGAAGATGAGGGCGAGTCGAGCGACGGCGGAGCGATGGAGGGCGGCGAGAGAGGCGAGAGCGAGGAAGACGAGGACGAGGGCGACTGCAAGATGCCTCCGCACGAGCTCATAGCAATGAGGCTGGCCAGGAGTCACATTTCGTCCTTCTCGGTGTTCGAAGGGGCGGGGAGGACCCTGAAAGGGAGGGACCTCAGCAAAGTGAGGAACGCTGTTCTGACCAGAACTGGCTTTCTGGAGTCGCCATGA
- the LOC115750021 gene encoding uncharacterized protein LOC115750021 isoform X4 has product MSVSLKDSASIYRWRTGERPRSSFSRKQPPTAPKTISRSTGGAGSSSSTPEGAARHVQQSAPVNIPYWSKLQRQKSKNASNSKSTRDWDEEDEGESSDGGAMEGGERGESEEDEDEGDCKMPPHELIAMRLARSHISSFSVFEGAGRTLKGRDLSKVRNAVLTRTGFLESP; this is encoded by the exons ATGTCAGTGTCGCTCAAAGACTCTGCTTCAATCTATAGATGGAGGACAG GTGAACGACCCAGAAGCTCGTTCTCAAGGAAACAACCACCCACCGCCCCGAAGACGATCTCGAGGTCAACCGGCGGCGCCGGCAGCAGCAGCTCAACCCCTGAGGGAGCAGCCAGACACGTGCAGCAGTCAGCACCAGTCAACATCCCGTACTGGTCAAAGCTGCAGAGGCAGAAGTCGAAGAACGCTTCTAATTCGAAGAGCACGAGGGATTGGGACGAGGAAGATGAGGGCGAGTCGAGCGACGGCGGAGCGATGGAGGGCGGCGAGAGAGGCGAGAGCGAGGAAGACGAGGACGAGGGCGACTGCAAGATGCCTCCGCACGAGCTCATAGCAATGAGGCTGGCCAGGAGTCACATTTCGTCCTTCTCGGTGTTCGAAGGGGCGGGGAGGACCCTGAAAGGGAGGGACCTCAGCAAAGTGAGGAACGCTGTTCTGACCAGAACTGGCTTTCTGGAGTCGCCATGA
- the LOC115749989 gene encoding heterodimeric geranylgeranyl pyrophosphate synthase small subunit, chloroplastic-like — protein MEKALLGSNGRAATLFNVSPKPHPGRPPSARMPIAMAVPKSGTRSTSQREAIYTEIEDHLRKAIPKPPPVVFEPMHHLTFAVPQGTAPALCIAACELVGGGRDQAMPAAAALHIIHAAAFAHENLPLTDRPEIRPPVAHAYRPNVELMTGDGMVPFGFELLAGSDDPAGENSERILRAIVEITRAAGSQGMVSGQYHEVEYLLPSGRGRREPEWADHVWAKKEGELHACAAACGAILGGGAEEEIEGLRRYGFYVGMIRGMMARGDGRREDGGVLSTVRDMKKLALKALEGFDQGKVEAVASILDANMC, from the coding sequence ATGGAGAAAGCTTTGCTCGGCTCCAATGGTCGGGCGGCAACACTCTTCAATGTCAGCCCCAAACCGCATCCTGGCCGTCCGCCTTCGGCCCGAATGCCCATCGCAATGGCCGTGCCCAAATCCGGTACCCGATCCACGAGTCAACGGGAGGCCATCTACACAGAGATTGAGGACCATCTCAGGAAGGCCATCCCCAAGCCCCCCCCCGTGGTGTTCGAGCCAATGCACCACCTGACCTTCGCGGTCCCCCAGGGCACCGCCCCGGCCCTCTGCATCGCGGCCTGCGAGCTCGTCGGCGGCGGGCGGGACCAGGCGATGCCCGCGGCCGCCGCGCTGCACATCATCCACGCGGCCGCCTTCGCCCACGAGAACCTCCCCTTGACGGACCGGCCCGAGATCAGGCCCCCCGTGGCCCACGCCTACCGCCCGAACGTCGAGCTCATGACGGGGGACGGCATGGTCCCGTTCGGCTTCGAGCTGCTCGCCGGGTCTGACGACCCGGCGGGGGAAAACTCGGAGCGGATCCTCCGCGCGATCGTGGAGATCACGCGCGCGGCGGGGTCGCAAGGCATGGTGTCCGGGCAATACCACGAGGTCGAGTACCTTCTGCCGAGCGGTCGGGGTCGGCGGGAACCCGAGTGGGCGGACCACGTGTGGGCAAAGAAGGAAGGGGAGCTGCACGCGTGCGCGGCGGCGTGCGGGGCGATACTGGGGGGCGGGGCGGAGGAGGAGATCGAGGGGTTGAGGAGGTATGGATTCTACGTAGGGATGATAAGGGGAATGATGGCTCGTGGGGATGGAAGAAGAGAGGATGGAGGAGTACTGAGTACGGTCCGAGATATGAAGAAGTTGGCTCTCAAGGCGTTGGAAGGTTTCGATCAAGGGAAGGTTGAGGCAGTCGCAAGCATTCTTGATGCCAACATGTGCTAA
- the LOC115750021 gene encoding uncharacterized protein LOC115750021 isoform X3, which produces MQSCRYLLAKRTRESGWESSEILSLYSKEGERPRSSFSRKQPPTAPKTISRSTGGAGSSSSTPEGAARHVQQSAPVNIPYWSKLQRQKSKNASNSKSTRDWDEEDEGESSDGGAMEGGERGESEEDEDEGDCKMPPHELIAMRLARSHISSFSVFEGAGRTLKGRDLSKVRNAVLTRTGFLESP; this is translated from the exons ATGCAGTCTTGCAGATACCTCCTAGCTAAGAGAACTCGAGAGAGTGGTTGGGAGTCCTCGGAGATTCTCAGTCTATATAGCAAAGAAG GTGAACGACCCAGAAGCTCGTTCTCAAGGAAACAACCACCCACCGCCCCGAAGACGATCTCGAGGTCAACCGGCGGCGCCGGCAGCAGCAGCTCAACCCCTGAGGGAGCAGCCAGACACGTGCAGCAGTCAGCACCAGTCAACATCCCGTACTGGTCAAAGCTGCAGAGGCAGAAGTCGAAGAACGCTTCTAATTCGAAGAGCACGAGGGATTGGGACGAGGAAGATGAGGGCGAGTCGAGCGACGGCGGAGCGATGGAGGGCGGCGAGAGAGGCGAGAGCGAGGAAGACGAGGACGAGGGCGACTGCAAGATGCCTCCGCACGAGCTCATAGCAATGAGGCTGGCCAGGAGTCACATTTCGTCCTTCTCGGTGTTCGAAGGGGCGGGGAGGACCCTGAAAGGGAGGGACCTCAGCAAAGTGAGGAACGCTGTTCTGACCAGAACTGGCTTTCTGGAGTCGCCATGA
- the LOC115749985 gene encoding uncharacterized protein LOC115749985 isoform X2, translating into MVQIVKRKKGRPPKSDLARKPPHAPAPEGEPESSVRRSVRRRSARFDFIDYDDFIHDGLVADEEEEEEEMKREKKTKLVVKLNQRGAWGRASGSEDDESEGRRVVKKRRISGGDEDEDEDRGGYDEEERKGREESSRVRHESSPPGTPSDTSSIPLPDKKTLQLILDKLQKKDTYGVYAEPVDPEELPDYHDVIEHPMDFSTVRKKLADGSYTMLDQFESDVFLICSNAMRYNAPDTIYHKQARAIEELGKKKFSKLKIKFRCSEKELKSEREARIHFESHEKDLKSEQKTKSNYLVKKQIKKPVPRSLQEPVGSDLSLGATVTTPGDVERGSVTKQLGVSERPNDGPADGSTVLAENNLEKAEEAFIGKSSSSKLGRKPSAIDENRRVTYGISNQPEARSESVFTTFEGEIRQLVAVGLHADYSHARSLARFAATLGPIAWKVASRRIERSLPAGCKFGRGWVGEYEPLPTPVVLPGNCFNKDLLHSVIKKHDLPSKAPVYVKENAIRTSPSEVRQPLVSQSNLSTVLSSAQSSAAVTANHQIQGPVCRNPNDPETKVIKQFELNSLPSPRQNNNATYVAEMKVSDNSQMAASRLREILSRNLNNPQPDLSEPASSRSRGIVPRSVKHPQLMHFRQLDANGFVDGRLPNGELPNNTSDSSKMTSISNGFTNKMNMATPFSPSKDQGLSDPVQLMQLLSEKAQEKQISESAPSVDSPSIRAPVPAMRMRSSGNGAAAAWMSVGAGGLKQTVESSNTQKSRITNQSTQELHPQMARAHSELPVSFGIQFQADKNNNPFRSFVSPPFALSSERQPHLLPMIPPQITTADLSRFQGQLHWHGITPHKQPRQKQETLPPDLNIGFQSPTSPAKQSSSVVIDSQQPDLALQL; encoded by the exons ATGGTGCAGATCGTGAAGCGGAAGAAGGGGAGGCCTCCGAAGTCGGATCTGGCGAGGAAGCCGCCACACGCGCCGGCGCCGGAGGGGGAGCCGGAATCCAGCGTCCGACGGAGCGTCCGCCGCAGGAGCGCGAGGTTTGACTTCATCGACTACGACGATTTCATCCACGACGGCCTCGTcgcggacgaggaggaggaggaggaggaaatgaagagggagaagaagacgaagctCGTGGTGAAGCTGAACCAGAGGGGCGCGTGGGGTCGCGCGTCGGGATCCGAGGACGACGAGAGCGAGGGGAGGAGGGTggtgaagaagaggaggatTAGCGGCGGCgatgaggacgaggacgaggatcgCGGCGGTTATGATGAGGAG GAAAGGAAGGGACGTGAGGAGAGTTCAAGAGTACGGCATGAGTCGTCTCCTCCAG GAACGCCGTCAGACACATCCAGCATTCCGTTGCCTGATAAGAAGACACTTCAGCTGATACTTGACAAACTTCAGAA GAAGGACACATATGGTGTGTACGCAGAGCCAGTTGATCCTGAGGAG cTTCCAGATTATCATGATGTGATCGAGCACCCAATGGACTTTTCCACAGTAAGGAAGAAGCTGGCCGATGGATCATACACAATGTTGGACCAGTTTGAG AGTGACGTTTTCCTTATCTGCTCAAATGCAATGCGATACAATGCACCGGACACTATATACCATAAACAG GCACGTGCCATTGAAGAGCttgggaaaaagaaattcaGTAAGTTGAAAATCAAGTTTCGGTGCTCTGAGAAAGAGCTCAAGTCAGAAAGGGAAGCAAGGATTCACTTTGAAAGCCATGAGAAAGATCTCAAGTCCGAGCAGAAAACGAAGTCCAATTATTTGGTGAAGAAGCAAATCAAGAAACCGGTGCCCCGGTCCTTGCAGGAGCCTGTTGGTTCTGATTTATCTCTGGGTGCCACTGTTACTACTCCTGGAGATGTTGAGAGGGGTTCTGTCACAAAGCAACTAGGTGTTTCTGAGAGACCCAACGATGGACCTGCAGATGGTAGTACCGTTCTGGCTGAAAATAATCTAGAGAAAGCAGAAGAGGCGTTCATAG GGAAAAGTTCATCGTCAAAGCTAGGGCGGAAACCATCTGCAATTGATGAGAATCGCCGAGTGACTTATGGCATATCAAATCAACCAGAGGCGAGATCAGAGTCAGTATTCACAACTTTCGAGGGTGAAATCAGGCAACTAGTGGCT GTTGGACTCCATGCAGACTATTCCCATGCTAGAAGTCTGGCTCGTTTTGCAGCAACACTTGGACCGATTGCTTGGAAAGTTGCCTCCCGGAGGATTGAGCGATCATTACCCGCTGGATGTAAGTTTGGTCGTGGATGGGTTGGGGAATATGAGCCGCTTCCAACCCCAGTGGTATTGCCTGGAAACTGTTTCAATAAAGATTTGCTGCACAGTGTTATTAAGAAGCACGACTTGCCCTCCAAGGCACCGGTGTATGTAAAGGAGAATGCTATCCGTACTTCTCCATCTGAAGTGAGACAGCCTTTGGTTTCTCAGAGTAATCTTTCAACTGTTTTGAGTTCTGCTCAATCCAGTGCAGCTGTCACAGCCAATCATCAGATACAAGGTCCAGTTTGCAGGAATCCCAATGACCCTGAAACTAAGGTCATTAAACAGTTTGAATTGAACTCTTTGCCTTCTCCGCGCCAAAACAATAATGCCACTTATGTAGCAGAAATGAAGGTTTCTGATAATTCACAAATGGCTGCATCAAGATTGAGGGAGATTTTATCAAGGAACTTAAATAATCCCCAACCTGATTTGTCAGAACCTGCATCATCAAGATCTAGAGGGATTGTACCAAGGAGTGTAAAGCACCCGCAGTTAATGCATTTTAGACAGTTGGATGCTAATGGGTTTGTGGATGGAAGATTGCCAAATGGGGAACTTCCAAACAACACTTCGGATAGTAGCAAGATGACCTCTATATCCAATGGTTTCACAAACAAAATGAACATGGCAACACCATTTTCTCCAAGCAAGGATCAGGGGCTTAGCGATCCTGTTCAGTTGATGCAACTATTGAGTGAAAAGGCTCAAGAAAAACAGATTTCTGAAAGTGCTCCTAGTGTTGACAGTCCTTCAATCAGGGCACCTGTTCCTGCAATGAGAATGAGGAGTTCAGGGAATGGTGCTGCAGCTGCATGGATGTCCGTAGGGGCTGGAGGCCTTAAACAAACTGTGGAAAGTTCAAACACACAGAAAAGTCGAATAACAAATCAGTCCACCCAAGAACTTCATCCACAAATGGCACGTGCTCATAGCGAACTGCCTGTTTCTTTTGGGATACAGTTTCAAGCAGATAAAAATAACAATCCTTTTCGGTCATTTGTATCACCCCCTTTCGCCTTGTCCAGTGAGAGACAACCCCATTTGCTACCAATGATTCCCCCTCAAATAACGACTGCCGACTTGTCTAGATTTCAGGGGCAGTTGCATTGGCATGGTATCACACCACATAAACAGCCGAGGCAGAAACAGGAAACTCTTCCTCCAGATTTGAATATCGGTTTCCAGTCACCAACATCACCGGCGAAGCAATCTTCTAGTGTTGTGATCGACTCACAACAGCCAGATCTAGCCTTGCAACTCTGA